A single window of Asticcacaulis sp. MM231 DNA harbors:
- a CDS encoding dihydrodipicolinate synthase family protein, with translation MKIDWRGVFPAVTTQFNEDLSINYVETQRVVDDLIKDGVTGIIAMGTCGENNSLTADEKRTLLKAIVEVVAGRVPVVTGVSELTTPLAISWVKDAEKLGANGLMLLPAMVYVPKTAELVEHFTQVANATSLPIMLYNNPTAYRVAITNEALEALRPVKNIVAVKESTADTRRFTDMINAFGDRYVVFAGLDDVAFEGLLLGAQGWVSGLTSAFPHESVMLVKALEAGDINTAREIYRWFLPLLHLDAEHDLVQSIKLAEQIMGRGSERVRMPRMPLTGARRAEVTAMVEKAAATRPSLKITKAA, from the coding sequence ATGAAAATCGATTGGCGGGGCGTGTTTCCGGCCGTAACGACGCAATTTAATGAAGATCTTTCGATCAATTATGTCGAGACCCAACGGGTTGTCGACGATCTGATCAAGGACGGCGTCACCGGGATCATCGCCATGGGCACCTGCGGTGAGAACAACTCACTGACGGCTGATGAAAAGCGCACCCTGCTGAAGGCGATCGTCGAAGTCGTTGCCGGCCGCGTTCCGGTGGTAACCGGTGTCTCTGAGCTGACCACGCCGCTCGCGATCTCCTGGGTTAAGGATGCCGAAAAGCTTGGCGCTAACGGTCTAATGCTTCTGCCGGCCATGGTCTATGTGCCGAAAACCGCCGAACTGGTCGAGCACTTCACGCAGGTCGCCAATGCGACAAGCCTGCCGATCATGCTCTACAACAACCCGACGGCTTATCGCGTGGCCATCACCAACGAAGCCCTCGAAGCGCTCCGCCCCGTGAAGAACATCGTCGCCGTGAAAGAATCGACCGCCGACACCCGCCGCTTCACCGACATGATCAATGCCTTTGGCGATCGCTACGTTGTCTTCGCCGGTCTTGACGACGTTGCCTTTGAAGGCCTGTTGCTCGGCGCTCAAGGCTGGGTTTCCGGCCTGACCTCGGCCTTCCCGCATGAATCCGTCATGTTGGTCAAGGCTCTGGAAGCTGGCGACATCAACACCGCCCGCGAAATCTACCGCTGGTTCCTGCCACTGCTGCACCTCGATGCCGAGCACGATCTCGTTCAGTCCATCAAGCTGGCCGAGCAGATCATGGGTCGCGGTTCCGAGCGCGTGCGTATGCCGCGCATGCCTCTGACCGGCGCCCGTCGCGCCGAAGTTACGGCCATGGTTGAGAAGGCGGCGGCTACGCGCCCGTCGCTCAAGATCACCAAAGCCGCTTAA
- a CDS encoding FAD-binding oxidoreductase gives MTAPQNILVLGGGVVGLNVALQLLKEGKSVTLCDDGNAPVSASYGNAGHIAIEQVEPLASLATVRSAWRRLFIRGGALSLPPQGIGAWLPFSLRLLRAAAPQHFKSGKVALSEVIAKAMPAWQRRVADLEATDLLREDGHFVVWETPESAAKGLRSWRATDTGTASFREVTEAEMVELSSLIHRNSTVKIHGAIRFEGTAQIADTKRLLETLQQRFIERGGKLIKARADKLSITAEGAAVLLSDGDWRTADAIIVSAGIGSKRLMEQAALKVPMISERGYHIQSHEHQWPQGLPPVVFEDRSMIVTGFESGLRAASFVEFTRAGTAPDPRKWARLRKHVGDLGLSFGGEGQEWIGTRPTLPDYLPAIGRAASVKNLYYAFGHQHLGLTLAAITGEIVADMIRSGEGPKPFDLARFN, from the coding sequence ATGACGGCACCCCAAAACATACTCGTACTCGGCGGCGGCGTTGTCGGTTTGAACGTGGCTTTGCAACTCCTTAAGGAGGGCAAGAGCGTGACCTTGTGTGATGATGGAAATGCCCCCGTTTCGGCATCTTACGGTAATGCCGGGCATATTGCTATAGAGCAGGTTGAGCCCTTGGCGTCATTGGCGACGGTGCGCTCTGCGTGGCGCCGACTGTTCATCAGGGGAGGGGCGCTTTCCCTTCCACCACAAGGGATTGGCGCGTGGTTACCTTTCTCATTACGCTTATTGAGAGCTGCCGCACCGCAACATTTCAAGTCAGGAAAGGTGGCTTTGAGCGAGGTTATCGCCAAAGCCATGCCCGCCTGGCAGCGCCGTGTGGCCGATCTGGAGGCGACCGATTTGCTGCGCGAAGACGGTCATTTTGTCGTTTGGGAAACGCCGGAAAGCGCCGCAAAAGGCCTGCGCTCATGGCGGGCCACGGATACCGGCACGGCCTCATTTCGGGAGGTGACCGAGGCGGAAATGGTCGAACTGTCGTCTCTTATCCACAGAAATTCTACGGTTAAGATCCACGGGGCAATTCGTTTTGAAGGCACGGCGCAGATTGCCGATACAAAACGCCTGTTAGAGACGCTTCAGCAGCGCTTCATCGAACGCGGCGGCAAGCTGATCAAGGCGCGCGCCGATAAACTGTCGATCACGGCGGAGGGTGCGGCCGTCCTGTTGTCAGATGGCGACTGGCGCACGGCTGACGCCATCATCGTCAGCGCCGGTATTGGTTCGAAAAGACTGATGGAACAGGCGGCCCTTAAGGTGCCGATGATCTCTGAGCGCGGCTATCATATTCAAAGCCATGAACATCAGTGGCCGCAGGGCCTGCCTCCGGTAGTCTTCGAAGATCGCTCGATGATCGTCACCGGCTTTGAAAGCGGGCTGCGCGCCGCGAGTTTCGTTGAGTTTACCCGTGCCGGCACCGCGCCCGATCCGCGCAAGTGGGCGCGCTTGCGCAAGCATGTCGGCGACCTCGGCCTTTCGTTTGGCGGGGAAGGTCAGGAGTGGATCGGCACGCGCCCGACCCTGCCGGACTATCTGCCAGCGATCGGTCGGGCGGCATCTGTCAAAAATCTCTATTATGCCTTCGGGCACCAGCACCTCGGCCTAACCCTGGCCGCAATTACCGGCGAAATCGTCGCCGACATGATCCGCAGCGGCGAAGGGCCGAAGCCCTTTGATCTGGCCCGGTTCAACTAG
- a CDS encoding Xaa-Pro peptidase family protein, whose amino-acid sequence MIGSSTPATELAKLSAYPHLAPAITVAERQVRIEKARKLTRDMGADALLIGAGASLRYFAGVPWGASERLVGMIIPVAGEPLLICPFFERGSLEADLQITADMRLWQEHESPHALIAQAMKDLGAAVLAVDPAISFEMVSRLGRETGLEIKEASSVINGCRMYKSATEIALMQQAKDMTILVHKATARMLYEGITTGEVNNFIEAAHRKLGASGNSFVITQFGHGTAYPHGLPGEQRLKEGDLVLVDTGCYVQGYTSDITRTYIFGQPKPEYQRIWDIEKEAQAAAFARVEIGLPCEAVDYAARAVLEKHGLGPDYNLPGTPHRTGHGIGLSIHEPAYLVRGDKTPLDVGMCFSNEPMIVVPETFGVRLEDHMYVTENGAKWFTEPQEAIDRV is encoded by the coding sequence ATGATCGGTTCTTCCACACCTGCCACCGAACTGGCCAAGCTCTCGGCCTATCCGCATCTGGCCCCCGCCATCACCGTGGCCGAGCGCCAGGTACGCATCGAAAAGGCGCGCAAGCTGACGCGCGATATGGGCGCCGATGCGCTTCTGATCGGGGCAGGTGCCTCCTTGCGCTATTTCGCCGGTGTGCCGTGGGGCGCGTCTGAGCGCCTGGTCGGCATGATCATACCTGTGGCGGGTGAACCGCTCCTGATCTGCCCGTTCTTTGAGCGCGGATCGCTGGAGGCCGATCTTCAGATCACCGCCGATATGCGTCTGTGGCAGGAACATGAAAGCCCGCACGCCCTGATCGCGCAGGCCATGAAGGACTTGGGCGCGGCCGTACTGGCCGTTGATCCGGCCATATCGTTCGAAATGGTCAGCCGCCTGGGGCGCGAAACCGGTCTTGAAATCAAGGAAGCCTCGTCGGTTATCAATGGCTGTCGCATGTACAAGTCAGCCACTGAAATCGCCCTGATGCAGCAGGCCAAGGACATGACCATCCTGGTGCATAAGGCGACGGCGCGGATGCTGTATGAGGGCATCACCACGGGTGAGGTCAATAACTTCATCGAGGCAGCGCACCGCAAGCTCGGCGCTTCGGGCAATTCCTTCGTTATCACCCAGTTTGGTCATGGCACCGCCTATCCGCATGGCCTGCCCGGCGAGCAGCGCCTGAAAGAGGGTGACCTCGTTTTGGTCGATACCGGCTGCTATGTGCAAGGCTATACCTCCGATATCACGCGCACCTATATTTTCGGCCAGCCGAAGCCGGAGTATCAGCGCATCTGGGATATCGAAAAAGAAGCCCAGGCTGCGGCTTTTGCGCGTGTCGAGATCGGCTTGCCTTGCGAAGCCGTCGATTATGCGGCGCGCGCTGTGCTCGAAAAGCATGGCTTGGGGCCGGACTACAACCTGCCGGGCACACCGCACCGCACCGGCCATGGCATAGGCCTCAGCATCCACGAACCGGCCTATCTGGTGCGTGGTGACAAGACGCCGCTCGATGTCGGCATGTGCTTCTCCAATGAGCCGATGATCGTGGTGCCGGAAACCTTCGGTGTTCGTCTCGAAGACCATATGTACGTCACCGAGAACGGTGCGAAATGGTTCACCGAGCCGCAGGAAGCCATAGATCGGGTATAA